The genomic region GATATGAGGTAGAGGAGAAAAATAACTTTAGTTTGCTTCTAGAGGGAGCATGTCACCATGAGTTGGCAGCAATATAGCAAGAGTGCTGAGGTGGTTTAGGCCTATTACAACACTCTAAACCAATACAAACTAAGTAACATCAGCTCTTGTAATGATGTAGCTGACGTAGTTCCGgaaggaggccctgaccagTTGGATGGATTCCTGAGCCGGTAGGTGCCCCTGAATCCTAGTAAGTAGGCAAGGTATGCCTGGGGGTTTGTGTAACAGGGTGTCACCTCCTGCTGAGAAGGAGTCCTCTCCTTCCTGGGTAGTGGGGTTAAAATGGTCAGGGTTATGCGCGTATGTGTTATATGTTGGCgtctatgtgttttgtgttgtattGTGTATAGTGTGGTAGGACGCATGGTCCTCCCACTTCGGCGCCTTTATGTACTCATGGTTGTGAAgtgctgtgtgtgcaggttcCTAGTGGCGAGAGGCGGCTCTCTCGGACAGCGTGGGGTTCTCCTGAAGGAGACCTCccccttcgagctcggggtgaccagggtGTTCCTGTGGCGGATTTCCCAGCGCCCTGgtctctggtgctcctgggttgggtggaggagtccaccttgcgatgaggggccccgggaggggttgactccccaggagcctggggtgacccctagcaaagggcaggggtcagctccgagaggTAAGTTAGCCGGGAGTGGTTAGTGGGTGGAGTAGCCGCGCCCCAGGGAGGCACCCTGCGCACTCAGGCACCACGGACGAGTGGGGAGCTGTTGCTCTCCGTCCGCACACCATGGGGGGCTCAGCGGTCAGAAGCCCGCTGGGGTGCGATGGCCCTGTGACtgactggggcgtggttgtcATCTCATTGATGGCCCGACTGGGTctcgcccagggaggtgagctaacttatgtttgtgttctgtgtttcagctcctggactgcaggggttgtgtccctgccttgtccctgccttcctgcccctttgttttgtgtgctgccgctgtgtgccgcacagccggtggaggggagtgcggcttggaggggggatctgtcatggtacggcgggccccctactggttgcccccgtctacagcggcagctgtcctgtcaatcgttgcgttgtgttcgtccctcgggtgggcagagcccgtgatccatctcacctgagggtcgtttgtttgtctatatatgttttgtctttgtaccatttgaccgctggtcattgtatctttaattcggaccatgtcacgggtttttggtttgcgcactttctccattaaaccatccattttccctgagacttggcgtgatcgcttccattttatttcgcactccctgcccgtcacaggcatcctatcacagttccacgctggaatccACTGTGCAATAAAAGGGTGCAATAAAGCCATGCctcattaatattaattataattaatattaattattaatatatattaatatgcaCACCCTTTGGCAGTTATGACAGCCTTCACACATTTCTTGTAGCTATCTATAAGCTTTTGCTCTTCTCTGCCCTGATATTTTCTACCTCTCTTCCTTTGCAGTTTGTTCAAGCTCTtgaatgtttgcagggttcttTCCCCCCAGTGGCAGATTTCAGTTCACACCAAAGATTTTCGGACTGAGGTCAGGACTAGTTGCTGGCCATTTTAAAACGGTACATGTTTTGCTTTTCAACTATTCCTGTGTATACTTTTGGATGTGTGTTTTTGGGTCAGTTTTGCTGGAGGACGCATGATCTTTGACTCAGAACAAGTTTTCGCACACTAGGTAGAACATTTTGCTGTAAAATCTCTTCATAATTATTTCACTTCACAATTTGTGTGATATGATTATGTCCCCCAGCACCAGACACTGCAAAGCAACACCACAGCATTATGTGTACTCCACCATGCTTAACTCTTAGCTTCATTGCACCACCAGTAAACAAACTGTTGCTTTGCAGTTTGTTTGTCAAAAAGCTCTGTGTTTGTTTCATCTGTCTACAGAACATTTTCTCAGAAGTATTGGGGTTTGTCCAGGTAATCTTTGACAAAGACTAATTGTTCCTTTTTATGTCTTTTCTTTAGCAATGGTTTCTTCATTCATTTTCGGCCATAAAGCTCTGCTTGGTTTAGTGTGTGGCGTATGGCACTTCTTGAAACCATGTTCCAGGTTGGCCCCGAGGTCTTTAGATGTTTGACATGTTGTTTTTTCCACCATTCTCATCAACCTTCAAAGACTTCTCTCGTCAATTTTCCTCTTTCCCCTTGTACCCTTTTGAAGTCTGTTGTTTGCAAATAATAGCACTTCTGATGTTCTCAGACAGCTTATTTTTCTTTACTATTGTGACAAAGGAACATGTGGCTTTTTAATACTTTGAAGTTATTTGCTAACTCATGAGCAACGGGTACCGACAGTTCAACACAGGTGATTGTCATTTGTGATTTACCACAGGCGAGTTAAAATGTGTTTGCATACTAATTTAATGTAAAGGGTGCCAAGACCAGTGTCACAGCAAGTTTTAGGTTTTTCTATTTCTGTCTCCCATTGTTTATTTAAATTGTTTATCATTTGCTCTTTTGTATTAAACACAAGTGCTCTATACAAAAAAATCTGTAACGcttgatttatttttttcaggAGATATTCCACATTATGTATTTAAACGTCATGGCAGCCAATAACGATGAGCAGGACTGTATAGTCACAGTTTATTGGATGTGTCAGTAAGTATTCTGTCATACATTGTGTTAAGGTGTTTTTGTGCTCTCTCAATAACAGAAATggctgagagaggagaaagcatttacttttgttttatatatttgcATTTACTCGCTAAACCCTGCTGACAGCCACTATTGTGAGTATTTGATAATCCTGCTGGGTTTTCTTAACCATAAGCAGGTTTGTTTTTCTCTTCCAAGTGATTTTTGTGCATTATATTCTATTTGGGTATAGGTTTATACACATAAAAAGAACATCATGTTTTGTACATGGCAAGTTGATTGAGTAAACAAAAAcgtttaaaattattttatatccTGTTTAACAGACAGCCTACATATAATCAGCTCAAACTGGCCCTGAGCCAGATCGCTTGTACTTTGTCATACTGCTGTAATCTATGACTTGACACTGGACTGAATGTAACAGCAATGAGGTCATTCATTGTACTAGTGCAACATCATTCTCTAAAATAGCTGATTTCTACAACAAAATTTCTAAAGTGAAAGTGGCGCAGTAGGGTGAACGGGAACTTCAATCAACATAACAATAACATGTTCATTCTTATTAATTAGTCTATCGGTAGAATAAAAGTTTAGATTTTACATtagatacatttacatttagataTTACATTAAATTAGAATTTGGACCTTGCAATGCAACTGCCAAATATAACAATCTTATCCATTTTTAAGGATTTATGGCAGTCTGTGCAGGGTTAAAAGTCTTCAGCTGCGATTAGCAGAGAGAAGTAAATTTCTCAGCAGCCTACAGCTATTATAGGCGAAGTTGTCATACGAATATGTGAAATATCAGTTTTAATAATATTGCTCATAAACAAAAAGCAATTTATTGGTATTCCACCTCTTTGCAGTGTTCTTGGGGGTGGAGCAGTTTATATTGACGTTTCACTAGACGGCCAATGGCGAGATGAAGAATATGTAGTAACACGTCATTCTAGGCTAATACCGGAACCGGTGGGAGTGAGTGGCGAATCTTTAGCAATAAAGTTCTCATTTTAAGCTCAGTGTCCATTTGTCACTAAGCTCCACTTTAAATATCGACGTGACATTGTatttataaattattttttgcCTTTACGATTATAAACCGGAGCCAACAGAAAGGTATGTCGGCATTATCTTCAAGTTCCTAGGCCTTGTCCTTTGAATCCTGGCACACCGGTTCGGTTTAGCTAGTTGGCTATCAGTAACGGAGATTACGATAGTAAAATTTCACCTTTATGTGTTTTGTATTTTACTTTACTTATCTAAACTGTATTCTGAAGGTATTCTAGATATATATTCCTTTACAGTTCTGTGAGCTAAATTAGCGAGCTAGTTAACCTGTCTAGATAACTTAACTACTAGATACCTAGTTAGTTGGCTAGCTAGCGTTCTCCTTGAAGATGGATGGAAATGTAATATCCAAGTTAGTAATGTTTCCATGTGACATCCTGGAGATTCAACCATTTAAATGTTGAAATAATCTTCATTAGAGGGTCGCAGTGTTATTCTGGATGTCTTTGGTATAGATAGCGCTGTCGCTAATCCAATTAACTAATATAGTTATTAGTTATTAAGTGAGATGTATGTGCATCCGAGTGGTTATTAAAATTTGGCTATGAAGTGGACTTCGATTTCTAACGGATGAGGACGGTTTTTTAGTTGGTTTACTTCCAGATGTAAGCTACGAACAAGTAAATTTAACCTAGGCGATGCATTAGCTAGTTGGCTATACTTCCATCACGTCTCTCCACCTCCCGGCGGAGCATCTACGCGCACCCAGACGAAAAATGTCCCAGCAAGGATACGCAACCTTCGGATCTACCTCGTATTAGTTTAGTTGACGGAATGAACTGAAATGGTGCATATATGTACCCAAACAACACAAATGTATCTAAACATCAATGCACAATGCAATTCTTTCTGGGTTATGCTGACAATAGCAAAAAATGCTATATTTTTTTCACAAGTTCAAACTGCGCAAAACATGTACAAATCTGATCTGTACAGTTAACACGCAGAACTACCGTTAATAAGCGCAAAACGTACATCACCCGCTGTAGGAGCAACGTTCATACAGGTATTTGCACCCAAGTCCGTGAACATTGTGTAACCACGGACCATTTGCTACTTTTCTGCATGCGTGTTGTCTCGAAAAATGTACTCGCACATGTACTCACATATTCCGATAACTGCACATGGGTCCTCGATCATTTATTGTAGTTTAGAAGGAATTCTCAACGATTAGGCCAAAACGACGTGTCCCTCATTCATGTAGACATAATGACACACTTTtgaattttaaatttaatttcaCGTAACGTAGAAAGAGTAAAATTAAACTTTGATTCTAAAACCTTTTTGTTAAAACCTTAATTTAATGTTTGTACTTTCTACCGACATGCATAGAGTGCTTAATATTCTTGACCAACGTTGCCTCTGTCATAGGTTGAGCAATGATTTCCAGCGATTACAAGCTTGAACTCCAATATTTGAGTTGTTTGTGTAAACACTCTTCGTGCCTTTTCTGCCGTCACAGAATACGATGGTCACAGATTCCGGTGTAACACCGGCAGCCGTCGTGACGTTTTGTTACTGCCTGCTAATAATTGGGATGCAATTTTCGGACTGTACAGATATTGACATTAAACCTTTCGATGTGTATTTTAAAACCTGTTATGGTAGTAGGAAGCAAACACTGGAAATGTGCTAACTTTAACACTGCATAATCaaatacacaaaatacacacaatACGTCGTCAACCAGTGTCATCACCTGGAGGAAGAGATATGATGTAGGAAGAAAGGTCATCTCATATAAGAGTCCTTTAACTTCAGGGGATAAAGTCCATCTGCAGTCAGTGTTGTTTTAATTATTGGCCGTCTAGCCAGTagactgcttttttttttttttttgctgtaggTATTTCAGTAGGTGTGTCACAGAAGCTTTAAATGGCATCAGTTTTACGCATGGAACATATCTGTCTCAAGTAGTGTCCATCCCTTGCAGTCTTTTCAATCATTCAATGATGCATCGAAACAGTTGTGAATGACAAACATATTTGCTAGAGCATGTAGTGACGCAGTTGTCTCTTTGAAGTGATTGGAGTAAGATTTGTGGTATGTTGTCATTCCAGTTAGGAGGTGTTACCTACAACTAGAAGCTCAGGATTAAAAAGTGTTTCCAGTTCTTTGGTCTCTCATTTTACCCTACTGTGTCTTGTTGCTCACAGTCCCCCTACACAACAGCTATGTCAACCTACCAGGAGTTTATTCAGCAGAATGAGGACCGTGATGGGGTACGATGCAGTTGGAACCTCTGGCCCTCCAGCAGAATAGAGGCCACACGAATGGTGGTGCCAGTCTCATGCCTGTTCACGCCTCTCAAAGAACGGCCTGACTTGCCTCCTGTGCACTACGAACCTGTGCTTTGCAGTCGAGCCAACTGCAAGGCTGTGCTCAACCCCCTCTGGTAAGTCTGCTGCTTGCTGTCAATAAGATTAGCTTCCTTAATGTTGAGACTTGTTTGTAATCATGCCATTTTGTCTCATACAAACGGCTAAAAATTGAAAAATTTTGAGACCAATTCAGTGATATTTATGTAATTCGGAATGAAGAGTGCTTTACTGTTAGAAGGATCAATACCATAAAATACCATAATACCatgaaataaaacaacaaaaagaagAATACACCAGAATGCCCTCAGAAGGTTTACCTCAAGATGGAGATCACTTGTAAATTTCTGAACATAAATACCAGGTTAATGTTTGTTAAAAGTACTTTAAAGAAACTGTAGAGTTGGACACACAATCTTATAGACAGGTGAGATAAAGATTAATCTGTACCAAATTTATACATTGAGGACATGGCAGGAGCTGGATGAATTCTGAACTTTACAGAAGTATTTGTTACCTTGTAGCATAACAATGTCATGAAATAGTTAAAAGCGGGGCTAACAACGTGGGCTGTTTTTGAATGCCAGTTTTGAACTGTGGGTCAATGAGTATACAATTCTCTAAGATGAGATGAGACTCAGTGCAGAAGCAAGCAGATATTTTAATGAGGCATTGTGTCCAACAGTGACTGTTGCTGTTGTTTTAATTTATTACTTTGGTCAGTTTGTCACGGTTTtctaaaatgtttataaaaaGGGGCTTCACCCAATAATAGAGTAAGAATGTATGTAAGTGGCAtccatttaaaaggttaaaaaaaaaaccgttGCTTGTATTTAGTGTTTGTATAGATGTTTGATGTCTTATTTCATAAAAGccatattgtatatatattttacctttCTAGTCAGGTGGACTTCAGAGCTAAGATCTGGGCATGCAATTTCTGTTTCCAGAGAAACCCAGTAAGTCCTTGCATGCCAGTGCTACATTTTTCAAATGTTATTTATGCAAACCTTGCACAGACTAATTATTCTCTCAATTTCAGTTTCCCCCTTCATATGCAGGCATTTCAGAGGTGAACCAGCCAGCTGAACTAATGCCACAGTTCTCCACCATCGAGTACATAGTACAGGTAAATAGTCGGTGTACTCTTCACTTTATACTTTCCTAACTGTATTAATAGCTAAGCAATGGTATAATCACCATCATCAATGGTATAGTCACCTCAATAATCACCGTCATCTCTGCATCTCTTTGTAGCGTGGTCCTCCCACTCCACTCATCTTTTTGTACGTAGTGGACACTTGTCTAGAGGAGGAGGACCTGCAGGCCTTGAGGGAATCTCTACAGATGTCCCTCAGCCTGTTGCCGCCAAATGCCCTGGTGGGTCTCATCACCTTTGGCCGCATGATCCAGGTGCACGAGCTCAGCTGTGAGGGCATTGCAAAAAGCTACGTGTTTCGTGGCACCAAGGAGCTCACCCCGAAACAGATACAGGTCAGAGTCTTGAACATCTCGTAAGTGTCCATAATCCCACAAGTGGAGTAACGGGATAGTGCTAAAACTGTTGTGGCCTGTTTGCAGGAGATGCTGGGACTGATGAAGCCAGCAGTCTCGGGCCAACCTGGGCAGCCGCTGGCCCCTCACGATGCTGCCGTCTCCTGCAGGTAAGACTGTGTAATTGTGACGCACCAAATGATTGGACAAACTCTTAGTGTTCTTTAAGCGTTCTTTTAATGCTGTGACAAAATCACAGGTCCGAAGGACATTGTTAGACTAATTAGTTTAGGAAGCTCTTCATCAGTACATCCCAGACATTGGTGTGCTCAAAAGTATATGTGGCCCTTGCTTTGAAATTTGCCTGGCTACACTGTCTGATTCCTCCATGTTCCTTAGGTTCCTGCAACCTGTGCATAAAGTTGACATGAACCTCACTGACCTTCTGGGTGAGCTGCAGCGAGATCCCTGGCCTGTTCCACAGGGCAAGAGACCTCTCCGCTCCACTGGCATTGCACTCTCCATTGCTGTTGGTCTACTTGAGGTACTGCCATCACACGGAGCTTCTGTTTGAAATGAGAAATCCCTGTTCAGAAAAGCAATTCAGATTTGTAGAGAGGATCACAGCATTCATAACTATTGCACTATTGCGTTATACAAACAACCAGTATGCACTTATCACAAGGACATGATAAACTTTAACACCATCTCAGAACacagtgtgagtgaccttgtgTCATATACATCATCACTTGGCACCAATTACAAAGAATGAAAAACAGGCATCCCATGTAAGTGTAAAAGAGAGTCTTAGTCCATCTCATCATTCGTCCTTAACAGATTGCCTGTAAAGTTCATGTTTTCAGGAAAATAAACAAAGGAAATACATTTTTGTGCTTACCAAAGCATTGATAGCTTATCAGAATTTTTCTGCAGCTGAATTATTTATTCAGTGTTTAATGTACAATAGAAACGTATTGTATTTTTAACTGCTAAATTGAGCACAGTTATTCTGTGTTTCACTGTTCATGGTTTACTTCTCCAATGACCCTGTCATTGTTTGCGTGCAACCGTGAGTTGTGCTGCTGGTCATCCTCTCTCAGCACTTAATATTGAGGGCTCTGGGTTCATGTGGGACTACATGTCAATAGTGCTGAAAGGGTCAAAGCTCCTTTCGTGCTTGCATGTCACCATATTGGCTTGCACTTTGTGCTTCCTGCAGTTGTGTAACATCAATTAGATTGTCATGTCCCTGTAATTACCTGTGATCTAGAGTTTGACAGAGGGAATTTtgaagtgaaaatgaagtttgaaTTCAATTAAGTTTGGCATCAAAAGCCTTCACATAATTTGACTATTGTTACTGACTGTTTTTAATGTGGCGTCAAAGTATTTACTAGATTAATATTTTAACTGTGGGATGATATTTGGAATATTGCTTGCAAACATTACATGGATGGTGATTTCTACCAGACTAAAAAAGTCTTTTCACCATGTTTAGGGTACATTCCCAAATACTGGAGCCCGTGTGATGCTTTTCACGGGTGGGCCTCCCACCCAAGGTCCTGGCATGGTGGTAGGAGATGAACTGAAGACCCCTATCCGGTCATGGCATGACATTCAAAAGGACAATGCTCGTCATCTGAAGAAGGCCACCAAGGTATGTTGACAAAGGGGTCAGTCAGTATTTCCAACACTGAATAAGATATATTACTGGATGTATGGAGCCATGTTTAATATTTATTGAAAATGTTCTAGTACTATGAGGCTCTGGCAAACCGTGCTGCAGTGAATGGACACAGCATTGACATCTATGCCTGTGCTCTGGACCAGACCGGGTTACTGGAGATCAAGTGTTTGTCCAATCTCACAGGGTATGTGTGCGAAAATACATCGGTatgaacatttatttaaaaaaataataataaaaaaaaaaacatgcattcAAATTTAATATAAATTCACACTGGTGCAAGTCAGGGTACTTGTGGTACATTGCTGAGCTGGTACTGTGCTCATTACtggggttttgttttgtgtcaGGGGTCATATTGTCATGGGAGACTCCTTCAACACTTCCCTGTTCAAGCAGACCTTCCAGAGAGTCTTCAGTAAAGACTACAATGGAGAATTTCGCATGGCTTTTGGAGGCGTTTTAGAAGTGAAGGTAGCACAGAGTCCTTTTGCAATTTATTGGAAGTTAATTTTGGTGTACCAAATATAACACTTAAGTCTGTACTGTACAGGGGAGCAGTGTACTCTACTGCTTTACTGTGCTGGACACATGACATTTAGTATTCTATAT from Brachyhypopomus gauderio isolate BG-103 chromosome 8, BGAUD_0.2, whole genome shotgun sequence harbors:
- the sec23b gene encoding protein transport protein Sec23B — encoded protein: MSTYQEFIQQNEDRDGVRCSWNLWPSSRIEATRMVVPVSCLFTPLKERPDLPPVHYEPVLCSRANCKAVLNPLCQVDFRAKIWACNFCFQRNPFPPSYAGISEVNQPAELMPQFSTIEYIVQRGPPTPLIFLYVVDTCLEEEDLQALRESLQMSLSLLPPNALVGLITFGRMIQVHELSCEGIAKSYVFRGTKELTPKQIQEMLGLMKPAVSGQPGQPLAPHDAAVSCRFLQPVHKVDMNLTDLLGELQRDPWPVPQGKRPLRSTGIALSIAVGLLEGTFPNTGARVMLFTGGPPTQGPGMVVGDELKTPIRSWHDIQKDNARHLKKATKYYEALANRAAVNGHSIDIYACALDQTGLLEIKCLSNLTGGHIVMGDSFNTSLFKQTFQRVFSKDYNGEFRMAFGGVLEVKTSRELKVSGAIGPCVSLNSKGPCVSENELGVGGTCQWKICSLSPSTTLALYFEVVNQHNAPIPQGGRGAIQFVTQYQHSNTQKRIRVTTLARNWADAQSQIQHIEASFDQEAAAVLMARLGVFRAESEEGPDVLRWLDRQLIRLCQKFGQFNKEDPSSFRLSESLSLYPQFMFHLRRSPFLQVFNNSPDESSYYRHHFVRQDLTQSLIMIQPILYSYSFYGPPEPVLLDSSSILPDRILLMDTFFQLVIYHGETISQWRKARYQDMPEYENFKQLLQAPLDDAQEILQTRFPMPRYVDTEHGGSQARFLLSKVNPSQTHNNLYAWGQESGAPILTDDVSLQVFMDHLKKLAVSTSA